From Actinoplanes oblitus, a single genomic window includes:
- a CDS encoding AAA family ATPase, with translation MTDRNQQVPPPAAGWWLYDGTGRPGGATDAGDWPEPPHWRAFHGGPDLPPPPDYPDETARRLGVPGMVRPDRNQLDVINAALLLFRPLLVTGRPGAGKSSLAYQLARDLGLGRVLHWPITSRSNLRSGLYDYDAIGRAQAAAERPAGDQTAAGPESTLGEFIHLGPLGTALLPHRRPRVLLIDELDKSDIDLPNDLLNVFEDGTFSIPELIRARNRMPAVEVHTADPGHRAVIRDGVVTCHVFPIVVITSNGERDFPAPFLRRCIRLDLPDPDEHRLADLVSAHFPGTDENARQLIRTFIERRGARGPLAADQLLNAIFLAVSGAHATGNEADWTRLLETVWRNLSATGV, from the coding sequence ATGACTGACCGGAACCAGCAGGTCCCGCCCCCGGCCGCCGGCTGGTGGCTGTACGACGGAACCGGCCGGCCCGGCGGGGCAACCGACGCCGGCGACTGGCCGGAACCACCGCACTGGCGGGCCTTCCACGGTGGTCCCGACCTGCCGCCACCACCGGACTACCCGGACGAGACCGCGCGCCGGCTCGGCGTACCGGGAATGGTCCGTCCCGACCGCAACCAGCTGGACGTCATCAACGCGGCACTGCTGCTCTTCCGTCCGCTGCTGGTGACCGGGCGCCCGGGCGCCGGCAAGTCGAGCCTGGCCTATCAACTCGCCCGCGACCTCGGGCTGGGCCGGGTCCTGCACTGGCCGATCACCTCCCGGTCGAATCTGCGCTCCGGCCTCTACGACTACGACGCGATCGGGCGCGCGCAGGCCGCCGCCGAACGACCCGCCGGCGATCAGACGGCGGCCGGCCCCGAGTCGACGCTCGGCGAGTTCATCCACCTCGGACCGCTGGGCACCGCCCTGCTGCCGCACCGCCGGCCGCGGGTCCTGCTGATCGACGAGCTGGACAAGAGCGACATCGACCTGCCGAACGACCTGCTGAACGTCTTCGAGGACGGTACGTTCTCGATCCCCGAGCTGATCCGCGCCCGCAACCGGATGCCCGCCGTCGAGGTGCACACCGCCGATCCGGGACATCGCGCGGTCATCCGCGACGGCGTGGTGACCTGCCACGTGTTCCCGATCGTGGTGATCACGTCGAACGGCGAGCGCGACTTCCCCGCCCCGTTCCTGCGCCGGTGCATCCGCCTCGACCTGCCGGACCCGGACGAGCACCGGCTCGCCGACCTGGTCTCCGCCCACTTCCCCGGCACCGACGAGAACGCCCGGCAGCTGATCAGGACATTCATCGAGCGGCGCGGCGCGCGCGGCCCGCTGGCGGCGGACCAGTTGCTCAACGCGATCTTCCTGGCCGTCTCCGGCGCGCACGCGACGGGAAACGAGGCGGACTGGACGCGCCTGCTCGAGACGGTGTGGCGCAACCTGTCGGCGACCGGTGTGTGA
- a CDS encoding LysR family transcriptional regulator codes for MELRDIEIFLTLAEELHFGRTAERLHVSQARVSQSIKQQERRIGGALFERTSRSVRLTPLGEGLRERLTAGYTEIMAGVDEATSIASGQAGTLSVAAFDTHHQELTAVLDLFRQRHPQATLRMREALPVDPFGVLRDRRADVALLWLPVREPDLAVGPVLFTEPLVLAVAPGHPLAGREKVEMEDLGDHPVVCPDGPIPDYVWAAHTPPVTPAGRPIRRGTPVSTLNEAFSAISAGGVISPIGRQATVSRVRPDMVFLPIADAPVLEYAPVWRRAGETPLLRAFLRAVDDVVPGR; via the coding sequence GTGGAACTACGCGACATCGAGATCTTCTTGACCCTGGCCGAGGAGCTTCACTTCGGGCGTACGGCGGAGCGGCTGCACGTCTCGCAGGCCCGGGTCAGCCAGTCGATCAAGCAGCAGGAACGCCGGATCGGCGGCGCGCTGTTCGAGCGGACGAGCCGCAGCGTCCGGCTCACGCCCCTCGGCGAGGGACTCCGCGAGCGGCTCACCGCGGGGTACACCGAGATCATGGCGGGTGTCGACGAGGCCACCTCGATCGCCAGCGGTCAGGCGGGCACTCTGAGCGTGGCCGCCTTCGATACGCACCATCAGGAGCTCACCGCCGTCCTGGACCTGTTCCGCCAGCGGCATCCGCAAGCCACCCTGCGCATGCGGGAGGCGCTCCCGGTCGACCCGTTCGGCGTGCTGCGCGACCGTCGCGCCGACGTGGCGCTGCTCTGGCTGCCCGTCCGCGAACCGGACCTGGCCGTGGGGCCGGTCCTGTTCACCGAGCCGCTGGTGCTCGCCGTCGCGCCCGGTCACCCGCTGGCCGGCCGGGAGAAGGTCGAGATGGAGGACCTCGGCGACCACCCGGTGGTCTGTCCGGACGGGCCGATCCCGGACTACGTCTGGGCGGCGCACACCCCGCCGGTGACCCCGGCCGGGCGGCCGATCCGGCGCGGGACCCCGGTGTCCACCCTCAACGAGGCGTTCAGCGCGATCAGCGCCGGCGGCGTCATCTCGCCGATCGGCAGGCAGGCCACCGTCTCCCGGGTACGCCCGGACATGGTCTTCCTGCCGATCGCCGACGCGCCGGTGCTCGAGTACGCGCCGGTCTGGCGCCGAGCCGGCGAGACGCCGCTGCTCCGGGCGTTCCTGCGAGCCGTGGACGACGTCGTGCCGGGTCGCTGA
- a CDS encoding aKG-HExxH-type peptide beta-hydroxylase produces the protein MGELRSAERSWRMIVLSLLLDALGGDTPTGELAPAADAWQLVVAADRAASAAADDVLMRPPVGIWAAHMLRRIQRSATGPVPLWVEAGYLHALAAAAAIRAGLSFELTVPARHGVAVLPTLGHSVLPVTTPWSTVRVTCRDGVFEVRTTDGASVGPGTPAWRDPVIVTATADGQELTVELMDCDPYRDLRGPTPPHPLPPAEIEHWQRLLTAAWSLLVREQPDRAPAIAATVRAFTPVEPRERFRHLSASGGEAFGNVLLSDLDDPVDLAVTLVHEAQHQKLGALLHLLTLSDEDPGHRYYAPWRDDPRPLGGLLQGVYAFAAITEFWGGHRSPEHAALAAFELALWRGQTAATIRTLLAGEQLTSWGRRFVEHLREPVAACLRRPVPEHVDRLARLAALDHQAMWRGHHLVVEPATVAALAQAWRHGAPAPAVPADSRVTTSASPEVGRFDTRAVLIRYLLTDPDRLRRLRDDPELLATAVTGAQPADADLIRGDRAAAAVAYAGLVTADPASVHGWVGLGLALSDQPDSAAARALLSRPELVRAVACRLATTAGPDEARPDPVRLAAWLGADLPAASPEMPVPAVWPVA, from the coding sequence GTGGGCGAGCTTCGTTCCGCCGAGCGCAGCTGGCGCATGATCGTGCTGTCCCTCCTCCTCGACGCGCTCGGCGGGGACACCCCGACGGGTGAACTCGCCCCGGCCGCCGACGCCTGGCAGCTCGTCGTGGCGGCGGACCGGGCGGCCTCGGCGGCAGCCGACGACGTCCTGATGCGACCACCCGTCGGGATCTGGGCCGCCCACATGCTGCGCCGGATCCAGAGATCGGCAACTGGGCCGGTGCCGCTGTGGGTGGAGGCCGGGTACCTGCACGCGCTGGCTGCGGCCGCAGCGATCCGCGCCGGGCTCTCGTTCGAGTTGACCGTGCCGGCCCGGCACGGCGTCGCGGTGCTCCCCACGCTCGGCCACTCGGTCCTGCCCGTCACCACGCCGTGGTCCACGGTGCGGGTCACGTGTCGTGATGGGGTGTTCGAAGTTCGCACCACCGACGGAGCCTCGGTGGGGCCGGGCACCCCCGCCTGGCGGGACCCGGTCATCGTGACGGCGACCGCCGACGGTCAGGAGCTGACCGTCGAACTGATGGACTGTGATCCCTATCGGGACCTCCGCGGCCCGACCCCGCCCCACCCGCTCCCGCCCGCCGAGATCGAGCACTGGCAGCGGCTGCTGACGGCGGCGTGGTCCCTGCTCGTCCGGGAGCAACCGGACCGCGCGCCGGCGATCGCCGCGACCGTCCGAGCGTTCACCCCCGTCGAACCCCGCGAGCGGTTCCGTCATCTGTCGGCCTCCGGCGGCGAGGCGTTCGGCAACGTGCTGCTCTCCGATCTCGACGACCCGGTGGACCTGGCGGTCACCCTGGTCCACGAGGCGCAGCACCAGAAGCTCGGCGCGCTGCTGCACCTGCTCACGCTCAGCGACGAGGATCCCGGGCATCGCTACTACGCCCCCTGGCGTGATGATCCGAGGCCGCTCGGTGGCCTGCTGCAGGGTGTCTACGCGTTCGCCGCGATCACCGAGTTCTGGGGCGGCCACCGGTCGCCCGAGCACGCCGCCCTGGCCGCCTTCGAGCTGGCTCTGTGGCGCGGTCAGACCGCCGCCACGATCCGGACACTGCTCGCCGGCGAGCAGCTGACGTCCTGGGGGCGCCGGTTCGTCGAGCACCTGCGCGAGCCGGTGGCCGCCTGCCTGCGCCGGCCGGTGCCGGAGCACGTGGACCGCCTGGCGCGGCTGGCAGCGCTCGACCACCAGGCCATGTGGCGCGGGCATCACCTGGTGGTGGAGCCGGCCACCGTGGCGGCTCTGGCGCAGGCCTGGCGACACGGCGCCCCGGCCCCGGCCGTCCCGGCCGACTCCCGGGTCACCACGTCGGCCAGTCCCGAGGTGGGGCGCTTCGACACGCGGGCGGTGCTGATCCGCTACCTGCTCACCGACCCGGACCGGTTGCGCCGGCTGCGCGACGATCCGGAGCTGCTGGCGACCGCCGTGACCGGGGCGCAGCCGGCCGACGCCGACCTGATCCGCGGTGACCGGGCCGCGGCGGCCGTGGCGTACGCCGGGCTCGTCACCGCCGACCCCGCCAGCGTGCACGGCTGGGTGGGCCTCGGCCTGGCGCTGTCCGACCAGCCGGACAGCGCGGCGGCACGTGCCCTGCTGAGCCGGCCGGAACTGGTCCGCGCGGTGGCGTGCCGGCTGGCCACCACCGCCGGCCCGGACGAGGCTCGCCCGGATCCGGTCCGGCTGGCCGCCTGGCTCGGCGCGGACCTGCCGGCGGCCTCGCCGGAGATGCCGGTGCCCGCGGTCTGGCCGGTCGCCTGA
- a CDS encoding M23 family metallopeptidase: MEPFDIDMSAPVDPSGAGAGLGGPGDGGHTGPNWYIAFGMDLGAEEGTQVFAAFDGHVTKFQPHQPAADTAKVYGAQIFMRSPNDGMGGFYTHLTGTPDGLGIGTEVKRGDLLGTVVRHGTTATHLHLALCEVLGGVDGERRGVDLYRFFLDLEQSGPGTVIPVTFAQDGSAPIPRTD, from the coding sequence ATGGAACCGTTCGACATCGACATGTCCGCGCCGGTCGACCCGTCCGGCGCGGGAGCCGGCCTGGGTGGCCCGGGCGACGGCGGCCACACCGGCCCGAACTGGTACATCGCGTTCGGCATGGATCTCGGCGCGGAGGAGGGCACCCAGGTCTTCGCCGCCTTCGACGGGCACGTCACCAAGTTCCAGCCGCACCAACCGGCCGCCGACACCGCCAAGGTCTACGGCGCGCAGATCTTCATGCGCTCGCCGAACGACGGCATGGGCGGCTTCTACACCCACCTCACCGGCACCCCGGACGGCCTGGGCATCGGCACCGAGGTCAAGCGCGGCGACCTGCTCGGCACCGTCGTCCGGCACGGCACCACCGCGACGCACCTGCACCTGGCGCTCTGCGAGGTGCTCGGCGGGGTGGACGGCGAGCGCCGCGGCGTCGACCTGTACCGATTCTTCCTCGACCTGGAGCAGTCGGGGCCCGGCACCGTCATCCCGGTGACCTTCGCGCAGGACGGCTCCGCTCCGATCCCGCGAACCGACTGA
- the fxsT gene encoding FxSxx-COOH system tetratricopeptide repeat protein, with protein MTSPTGADDQRPQRWPRPTALHWSDIADALWLASRDGFEGAQRPAPPAPDETVPPVGTTGPGPGAEQPDGTPPAAGPPPAESPSVDGTEAVAPPGPRQPAPREPRAAVPIAQRRTDFFASLRHDVPSSTEMILDEEATAERGMIDRRWLPMLRQATERRWNVVLLVDTGPSMWIWAGHATAISALLERQGVFRDVRVRTLGSDGHGGVEIGSGAGRVTTTPGGIVDPTGRTVVLVFTDGYSDLWWTGVAQSAVALWAAHMVVAVLNPLPQQRWSQTALDPRRTWLRTTGPTPTALTTWTRSAIDTVGTASTRLVDPIAVPVLEIDSGWVRRWADLVAGIGPGVVALPAILVSASHPRATAAADDRLGEPAEYAVARFRAMASPTAVRLAVALAAAPLNVRTMLAVQRRLPRAGPAELAEVLTSGLIRPVVPDGEVTDPVRVTFDFAEGVRKRLLELGHRDRTLDVLRTVEAELGDEVAAVRGLSRRIAAPAAADHPALTEGSRPFLRVELAVNEALSGPHLDAANQLKGLLAERPAVREEGSRLGTMVPPGDVSEIPAARLDELLGPERRRGADFGIGIDAEPVSTRESRQVATISNIPPRNVNFTGRTELLAVLHTRLGSGTTAVLPEAIHGFGGVGKSQLAIEYVHLYQHDYDIVWWIPAERPAQIRTALVELAQRLELPVPPLAGSAVPAVIDALSRGRPSASWLLVFDNAELPEDVQPFFPSSESGKIMVTSRNPEWVEVASPIQVDVFSRAESVQLLRRRAPTLAESDAARLAEALSDLPLAVELAAAWMAETGMATDEYLRLLDAGRPSLTEAVGGTPTAAPPLDYPEEVAAAWSMSLIGLREREPAALRLLQVCAFFAPEPISRILLSNARGLGIHPDLDPVLRNATRFNQAVRTIGRYSLARVDYRTNSLHMHRLVQRVLIAQMEPDERELLRHSAHLLLAANDPNLPEETDHWPRYAELYPHVLASDATECRHGYVRDLVLNEARYLSRWGDFRGARDLAMHAYEVLVRIEGPAHLDALRMANWLGYMQFSVGDYRAAAKLNADTLQLYREALGDDREETLNAIGAVAADLRVAGDFSGALDRSLTVYERARAGFGEGEPFTLRAAHNLAVSLRLSGMFSRALQLGERTHLQLIQVLGADHLDTLQTRGGINLDRRELGEHVTARTDQETLVALLRSLLPDERHALLLSQTQQLAVTRRKAGDLSNALTLSQGVLIRYQERYGEGYPDTTLARLTVSIDQRVLGNLSAAREAGELAADQLRDLLGPDHPHTASAEMNLAVTMRLQGEIEAVRQLDERALRRLTARLGPEHPVVLHARINVVSDYHAVGEARLALDEGVIVLRQCRDLLGANHPTTLACAVNVAMDLKRVGRGDDGERLLADTLTRFGAVLGASHPATVSAAAGLRANCDIDPLPL; from the coding sequence ATGACCTCGCCGACCGGAGCCGATGACCAGCGGCCGCAGCGGTGGCCGCGGCCGACGGCGCTGCACTGGTCGGACATCGCCGACGCCCTCTGGCTGGCCAGCCGCGACGGTTTCGAGGGCGCCCAGCGGCCGGCCCCGCCGGCTCCGGACGAGACCGTCCCGCCGGTCGGCACGACCGGTCCCGGGCCCGGCGCGGAGCAGCCCGACGGGACTCCCCCGGCCGCCGGCCCGCCCCCGGCCGAGTCGCCGTCCGTCGACGGCACCGAGGCCGTGGCCCCGCCCGGCCCGCGGCAGCCGGCGCCGCGGGAACCGCGCGCCGCCGTGCCGATCGCGCAGCGGCGGACCGACTTCTTCGCGAGCCTGCGCCACGACGTGCCGTCCAGCACCGAGATGATCCTCGACGAGGAGGCCACCGCGGAACGCGGCATGATCGACCGCCGCTGGCTGCCGATGCTGCGCCAGGCCACCGAGCGCCGCTGGAACGTCGTGCTGCTGGTCGACACCGGGCCGTCGATGTGGATCTGGGCCGGGCACGCCACGGCCATCTCCGCGCTGCTGGAACGCCAGGGGGTGTTCCGCGACGTCCGGGTGCGGACGCTGGGCTCGGACGGGCACGGCGGCGTCGAGATCGGGTCCGGCGCCGGCCGGGTGACGACGACGCCGGGCGGCATCGTGGACCCGACCGGCCGGACGGTGGTGCTGGTCTTCACCGACGGCTACTCGGACCTGTGGTGGACCGGCGTCGCGCAGTCGGCGGTCGCGCTGTGGGCCGCGCACATGGTCGTCGCGGTGCTCAACCCGCTGCCACAGCAACGCTGGTCGCAGACCGCGCTCGATCCGCGCCGGACCTGGCTGCGGACGACCGGGCCGACCCCGACCGCGCTGACCACCTGGACCAGGTCGGCGATCGACACGGTGGGCACGGCGTCCACCCGCCTGGTCGACCCGATCGCGGTGCCGGTACTGGAGATCGACAGCGGGTGGGTACGCCGGTGGGCGGATCTGGTCGCCGGGATCGGGCCGGGCGTGGTGGCGCTGCCGGCGATCCTGGTCTCGGCCAGCCACCCCCGGGCGACCGCCGCGGCGGACGACCGCCTGGGCGAGCCCGCCGAGTACGCGGTCGCGCGGTTCCGGGCGATGGCCTCACCCACCGCGGTCCGGCTGGCGGTGGCGCTGGCCGCCGCGCCGCTCAACGTGCGGACGATGCTGGCCGTGCAGCGCAGGCTGCCCCGGGCCGGCCCGGCCGAGCTGGCCGAGGTGCTCACCAGCGGGCTGATCCGTCCGGTGGTGCCGGACGGCGAGGTGACCGATCCGGTCCGGGTGACCTTCGACTTCGCCGAGGGTGTCCGGAAACGGCTGCTGGAACTCGGTCACCGCGACCGGACCCTCGACGTCCTCCGGACCGTGGAGGCCGAACTGGGTGACGAGGTGGCGGCGGTGCGCGGGCTGAGCCGCCGGATCGCCGCGCCGGCCGCCGCCGATCATCCGGCCCTGACCGAGGGCAGCCGCCCGTTCCTGCGCGTGGAGCTGGCGGTCAACGAGGCGTTGAGCGGGCCGCACCTGGACGCGGCCAACCAGTTGAAGGGGCTTTTGGCGGAACGCCCGGCGGTCCGGGAGGAAGGCTCTAGGCTGGGCACCATGGTGCCGCCGGGCGATGTGTCGGAGATTCCCGCTGCCCGGCTCGACGAGCTGCTCGGACCCGAGCGCCGCCGCGGCGCCGATTTCGGCATCGGCATCGACGCCGAGCCGGTGTCGACACGGGAGAGCCGTCAGGTCGCCACCATCAGCAACATCCCGCCCCGGAACGTGAACTTCACCGGACGGACCGAGTTGCTCGCCGTCCTGCACACACGGCTCGGTTCCGGGACGACCGCCGTGCTGCCCGAGGCGATCCACGGTTTCGGCGGAGTCGGCAAGTCCCAGCTGGCTATCGAGTACGTCCACCTCTACCAGCACGACTACGACATCGTCTGGTGGATACCTGCCGAACGCCCGGCCCAGATCCGCACCGCGCTCGTGGAGCTGGCGCAACGTCTGGAGCTGCCGGTGCCGCCGCTGGCGGGCTCGGCGGTGCCGGCGGTCATCGACGCGCTGAGCCGGGGCCGGCCCTCCGCGTCCTGGCTGCTGGTGTTCGACAACGCCGAGCTCCCGGAGGACGTGCAGCCGTTCTTCCCCTCCAGCGAGTCCGGCAAGATCATGGTCACCTCGCGGAATCCGGAATGGGTCGAGGTGGCCAGCCCGATCCAGGTCGACGTGTTCAGCCGCGCGGAGAGCGTCCAGTTGCTGCGGCGGCGCGCGCCCACCCTCGCCGAGAGCGACGCCGCCCGGCTGGCCGAGGCGTTGAGCGACCTTCCCCTCGCGGTCGAACTGGCCGCCGCGTGGATGGCCGAGACGGGCATGGCTACCGACGAGTACCTGCGCCTGCTGGATGCCGGCCGGCCGTCGCTGACCGAGGCGGTGGGCGGTACGCCGACGGCCGCGCCGCCGCTGGACTACCCGGAGGAGGTCGCGGCGGCGTGGAGCATGTCGCTGATCGGCCTGCGGGAGCGGGAACCGGCGGCGCTGCGCCTCTTGCAGGTCTGCGCGTTCTTCGCACCCGAGCCGATCAGCCGGATCCTGCTGTCCAACGCCCGGGGCCTGGGCATCCACCCGGACCTTGATCCAGTGCTGCGCAACGCGACCCGGTTCAACCAGGCGGTACGCACCATCGGCCGGTACTCGCTGGCCCGGGTGGACTACCGGACCAACTCACTGCACATGCACCGCCTGGTCCAGCGGGTGCTCATCGCCCAGATGGAGCCGGACGAGCGGGAGCTGCTGCGCCACAGCGCCCACCTGTTGCTGGCCGCCAACGACCCCAACCTGCCGGAGGAGACCGACCACTGGCCCCGGTACGCCGAGCTGTACCCGCACGTACTGGCGTCGGACGCCACCGAGTGCCGGCACGGCTACGTGCGTGACCTGGTGCTCAACGAGGCGCGGTACCTGTCCCGTTGGGGTGATTTCCGGGGCGCCCGCGACCTGGCCATGCACGCTTACGAGGTGCTGGTCCGCATCGAGGGGCCGGCCCATCTCGACGCCCTGCGGATGGCCAACTGGCTGGGCTACATGCAGTTCTCGGTGGGCGATTACCGGGCCGCCGCCAAGTTGAACGCCGACACGCTCCAGTTGTATCGGGAAGCCCTGGGCGACGACCGTGAGGAGACCCTGAACGCCATCGGGGCGGTGGCCGCGGATCTGCGGGTCGCCGGTGACTTCTCCGGAGCGCTGGACCGGTCACTGACGGTCTACGAGCGCGCCCGCGCCGGTTTCGGGGAGGGCGAGCCGTTCACCCTCCGAGCCGCCCACAACCTGGCGGTGAGCCTCCGCCTGTCGGGGATGTTCAGCCGAGCCCTGCAGCTCGGCGAGCGAACCCACCTCCAGTTGATCCAGGTGCTCGGCGCCGACCATCTGGACACCCTGCAGACCCGTGGCGGCATCAACCTGGACCGGCGTGAGCTCGGTGAGCACGTTACCGCGCGGACCGACCAGGAGACCCTGGTCGCCCTGCTGCGCAGCCTGCTGCCGGATGAGCGGCACGCGTTGCTACTCAGCCAGACACAGCAATTGGCGGTCACCCGGCGCAAGGCCGGGGACCTGAGCAACGCGCTGACGCTGTCCCAGGGCGTTCTGATCCGCTACCAGGAGCGTTACGGCGAAGGCTATCCGGACACCACGCTCGCGCGGCTGACCGTGTCGATCGACCAGCGGGTGCTGGGCAACCTGAGCGCCGCGCGCGAGGCCGGTGAGCTCGCCGCCGACCAGCTGCGCGACCTCCTGGGACCCGATCATCCGCACACCGCCAGCGCCGAGATGAACCTGGCCGTCACGATGCGCCTGCAGGGTGAGATCGAGGCGGTGCGGCAACTCGACGAACGGGCCCTGCGCCGGCTCACGGCACGGCTGGGCCCGGAGCATCCGGTCGTCCTGCACGCCCGGATCAACGTGGTCAGCGACTACCACGCCGTCGGTGAGGCACGGCTCGCCCTGGACGAGGGGGTGATCGTGCTCCGGCAGTGCCGGGACCTGCTCGGTGCCAACCATCCGACGACCCTGGCCTGTGCTGTCAACGTCGCCATGGACCTCAAGCGGGTCGGCCGGGGCGACGACGGGGAGCGGCTGCTGGCCGACACCCTGACCCGCTTCGGCGCCGTCCTGGGCGCGTCCCACCCGGCCACCGTCAGCGCGGCGGCCGGCCTGCGAGCCAACTGCGACATCGACCCGCTGCCCCTCTGA
- a CDS encoding LamG-like jellyroll fold domain-containing protein, with the protein MKKQILTLAAVVAVVLAAAPPAAADPEPVWHAGVPPLATPWTDQVGPDNALPEYPRPQLTRGRWQSLNGIWQFAKAATGQAVPTGTTLGERVLVPYPIESALSGIQRHEDRMWYRRTFTVPSGWDINTGNRLRLNFGAVDYDAKVYVNGKLVATHRGGYDKFDADVTDALTGGGEQELIVWAEDLTDATGQPIGKQRRTSDHGIFYQGSSGIWQTVWMEPVPASGITGLHLTPDLGAGVLRLTVDVAGREDLQVKAVARGSGTVAGKIQGASGTELALPVTRPHLWSPDDPYLYDLDVSLVDGRTTVDKVGSYFGMRSVGTTKGEDGRLRITLNNKILFNMANLDQGFWPDGLYTAPTDAALKWDLRKDKEMGFNAVRKHIKVEPDRWYYWADKLGLMVWQDMPAANTGPIPAEWRGQFEAELHEMVREHQNWTSIVAWVPFNEGWGEWDRAATGRIADEVKAQDPTRLVNAHSGVNCCNSKGDAGRGDVIDFHQYLGPASPRPTTERVSIDGEHGGYGLKVSNHMWFGDGNAYQMTPDKATLTSRYVQNQEDVLTSAQRCGISAAIYTQLSDVEGELNGFFTYDRRVTKMDLAQVKAINQKIIAGADGTTAGIPQPGPGTPGLSGVAFWPLDGSFGDLTGVNGPTFTDGHTGQGVALNGSDQYLDAGRAVLNTAADYSVAAWVKLDKADGAFQTVVSQDGAANSDFFLQYSGADQRFAMSNASVRALGPAKPETGRWYHLVGVRDSVRGELRLYVDGALAGTADACLPQAAPTGHTVIGRGRFGGNPVDYLDGTADQVHLYDRALSAAEIQQLYATNQ; encoded by the coding sequence GTGAAGAAACAGATCCTCACCCTGGCGGCCGTTGTCGCCGTCGTCCTGGCGGCGGCGCCACCGGCCGCCGCCGATCCCGAACCCGTCTGGCACGCCGGCGTCCCGCCGCTGGCCACCCCGTGGACCGACCAGGTCGGCCCGGACAACGCCCTGCCCGAGTACCCGCGCCCGCAGCTCACCCGCGGCCGGTGGCAGAGCCTCAACGGGATCTGGCAATTCGCCAAGGCCGCCACCGGCCAGGCCGTGCCGACCGGGACCACCCTCGGCGAGCGCGTGCTGGTGCCCTACCCGATCGAATCCGCGCTCTCCGGCATCCAGCGCCACGAGGACCGGATGTGGTACCGCCGCACCTTCACCGTCCCGAGCGGCTGGGACATCAACACCGGCAACCGGCTCCGGCTCAACTTCGGCGCCGTCGACTACGACGCCAAGGTCTACGTGAACGGCAAGCTGGTCGCCACCCACCGCGGCGGCTACGACAAGTTCGACGCCGACGTCACCGACGCGCTGACCGGCGGCGGCGAGCAGGAACTGATCGTCTGGGCCGAGGACCTCACCGACGCCACCGGCCAGCCGATCGGTAAGCAGCGCCGGACCAGCGACCACGGCATCTTCTATCAGGGCAGCTCGGGCATCTGGCAGACCGTCTGGATGGAGCCGGTCCCGGCCAGCGGCATCACCGGGCTGCACCTCACCCCGGACCTCGGAGCCGGCGTCCTGCGGCTCACTGTCGACGTCGCGGGACGCGAGGACCTGCAGGTCAAGGCCGTCGCGCGGGGCAGCGGCACGGTGGCCGGCAAGATCCAAGGCGCTTCCGGTACGGAGTTGGCCCTCCCGGTGACCCGCCCGCACCTCTGGTCGCCCGACGACCCGTACCTCTACGACCTCGACGTCTCCCTGGTCGACGGCAGGACGACGGTCGACAAGGTCGGTTCGTACTTCGGGATGCGCTCGGTCGGCACCACCAAGGGTGAGGACGGCCGGCTGCGGATCACCCTGAACAACAAGATCCTGTTCAACATGGCCAACCTCGACCAGGGCTTCTGGCCGGACGGCCTGTACACCGCACCCACCGACGCGGCACTCAAGTGGGATCTCCGCAAGGACAAGGAGATGGGCTTCAACGCGGTGCGCAAGCACATCAAGGTGGAGCCGGACCGCTGGTACTACTGGGCCGACAAGCTGGGCCTGATGGTCTGGCAGGACATGCCGGCGGCGAACACCGGCCCGATCCCCGCGGAGTGGCGCGGCCAGTTCGAGGCCGAGCTGCACGAGATGGTCCGCGAGCACCAGAACTGGACCTCGATCGTCGCCTGGGTGCCGTTCAACGAGGGCTGGGGCGAATGGGACCGGGCCGCCACCGGCCGGATCGCCGACGAGGTCAAGGCGCAGGACCCGACCCGCCTGGTCAACGCGCACAGCGGGGTGAACTGCTGCAACTCCAAGGGCGACGCGGGCCGCGGCGACGTGATCGACTTCCACCAGTACCTCGGCCCGGCGTCACCGCGGCCGACGACCGAGCGGGTGTCGATCGACGGCGAGCACGGCGGATACGGCCTCAAGGTGTCCAACCACATGTGGTTCGGGGACGGCAACGCGTACCAGATGACGCCCGACAAGGCGACGCTGACCAGCCGGTACGTGCAGAACCAGGAGGACGTGCTCACCTCCGCGCAGCGCTGCGGGATCAGCGCGGCGATCTACACCCAGCTCTCCGACGTCGAGGGTGAGCTGAACGGCTTCTTCACCTACGACCGCCGGGTCACCAAGATGGACCTGGCCCAGGTCAAGGCGATCAACCAGAAGATCATCGCGGGCGCCGACGGCACCACCGCCGGCATCCCGCAGCCGGGCCCCGGCACGCCGGGGCTGAGCGGGGTCGCGTTCTGGCCGCTCGACGGGTCGTTCGGCGACCTCACCGGAGTCAACGGCCCCACCTTCACCGACGGGCACACCGGCCAGGGCGTCGCGTTAAACGGCAGCGACCAGTACCTGGACGCCGGCCGCGCGGTCCTGAACACCGCCGCCGACTACTCGGTCGCGGCCTGGGTCAAGCTCGACAAGGCGGACGGCGCGTTCCAGACCGTGGTCAGCCAGGACGGCGCCGCCAACAGCGACTTCTTCCTGCAGTACTCGGGCGCCGACCAGCGCTTCGCGATGAGCAACGCCAGCGTCCGGGCACTCGGCCCGGCCAAGCCCGAGACCGGCCGCTGGTACCACCTGGTCGGCGTGCGCGACTCGGTCAGGGGCGAGCTGCGCCTCTACGTCGACGGCGCGCTCGCCGGCACCGCCGACGCCTGCCTGCCGCAGGCCGCCCCGACCGGCCACACGGTGATCGGCCGGGGCAGGTTCGGCGGCAACCCGGTCGACTACCTGGACGGCACCGCCGACCAGGTCCACCTCTACGACCGCGCGCTGTCCGCCGCCGAGATCCAGCAGCTCTACGCCACCAACCAGTAG